The proteins below come from a single Zea mays cultivar B73 chromosome 8, Zm-B73-REFERENCE-NAM-5.0, whole genome shotgun sequence genomic window:
- the LOC103636910 gene encoding uncharacterized protein: protein MMTTQGGLQPTSNEANMCTNDNGSQLGTRIVDEIMAGKNVFFDLPDKLTGEIWTLKFHCIGAQPGKEIVTVNIDKAYVAFYNVVYIKSKLGYSGRDFLFYKKRCGIDRSRLLALDYIHQEEAMLSDNMDERKISFVLTKDPPSDLEVSITPIKRPRQRTNVDEETIEVSIDAYKEWLAILQHDNPETDLMDDFREDTIKTYKEWLRHQGDLPDILLYERQSNDDLILLDEEIHGSSKPTANWPSHARRHRKRDPGIFY, encoded by the exons ATGATGACGACTCAAGGAGGTTTGCAGCCGACAAGCAATGAAGCTAATATGTGCACCAACGACAATGGTAGCCAACTTGGTACACGGATTGTGGACGAGATTATGGCCGGGAAGAACGTCTTCTTTGATCTTCCTGACAA GTTGACTGGTGAGATATGGACCTTGAAATTCCATTGCATTGGAGCACAACCTGGAAAAGAAATTGTCACAGTAAATATTGATAAAGCTTATGTTGCCTTTTACAACGTGGTGTACATAAAATCGAAACTTGGATATTCTGGGAGGGACTTCTTGTTTTacaagaaacgatgtggcattgaTCGATCCAGGCTATTGGCACTTGATTACATCCACCAAGAAGAGGCCATGCTGTCTGATAACATGGATGAGAGAAAAATAAGTTTTGTGCTCACAAAAGATCCACCCAGTGATCTAGAGGTAAGCATAACTCCCATCAAGCGTCCAAGGCAGCGAACAAATGTTGATGAAGAAACTATAGAAGTGTCGATTGATGCATATAAGGAGTGGCTTGCAATACTACAACATGATAATCCAGAAACGG ATTTAATGGATGACTTCAGGGAGGATACGATCAAAACATATAAAGAATGGTTAAGGCATCAAGGCGATCTTCCAGATATCT TATTGTATGAACGACAAAGCAATGATGACCTAATATTATTAGATGAAGAAATTCATGGCAGCAGCAAACCTACTGCTAATTGGCCATCTCATGCTAGACGTCATAGGAAAAGAGATCCTGGTATTTTTTACTAA